The DNA segment AACGAGTAGCTCAAGCCAATCCACCTCAAGTGGCAATCAGTCGAGTTCCTCCAACCAATCCAATAACAATCAGTCGAATCAACAGCAGTCCAATaatcaacaacagcagcaaacaaATCAAACGACAACAACCCAAAAGCCCTCCAATCCGGAAGGGGATTGCAAAGACACTGAGACGTACTTAGCTGATAAATCGGACTGTCGTCGCTTCTATCGTTGTGTCGATAACGGCAATGGAGGCTTTGATAAGGTTGCTTTCGATTGTGCGCCCGGTACAGTTTGGGATCCAGATGTCCTAGGTTGCAATCATCCGACGGATGTGCAAAAAGAGCAATGTCGCGTTATGGCTGCTGGTGGTAGTAGTTCAAATGCAACATCAGGTCAACAATCTTCGAATAACAATCAATCTTCGAGTTCAAACCAGCAGTCATCTGGAAGCAATCAATCTAGTTCAAATCAGCAGTCATCTGGTAGTAGTCAGGCTGGTTCCTCAAGCTCGACAGAGGGATCTTCAAACAATGAGCAATCAAGCACTTCAAGTAGTACAGGTTCAAGTCAACAATCGTCTGGCAGTAATCAGTCCGGCTCCTCAAGCTCAACACAGGGATCTTCAAACAATGAGCAATCAAGCACTTCAAGTAGTACAAGttcaagtcaacaatcatctgGCAGTAATCAGTCCGGCTCCTCAAGCTCAACAGGTTCAAGTGAACAATCATCTGGTAGTAATCAATCCGGCTCTTCAAGCTCAACACAGGGATCTTCAAACAATGAGCAATCAAGCACTTCAAGTAGTACAGGTTCAAGTCAGCAATCATCTGGTAGCAATCAGTCCGGCTCCTCAAGCTCGACTCAAGGAACTTCAAGCAATGAGCAATCAAGCACTTCAAGTAGTACAAGTTCAAGTCAGCAATCATCATCAAGCAGCACACAGTCAAGCAGCAATCAGGAgaattcaacaaatcaaagtACTACAACCTCACAAAGCTCTAGCAGCAGTCAAGGCTCCTCTACAACCCAAGGCTCTTCAACAACACAAGGTTCTTCAACCAGTCAACAGGGCACCACAACACAAGGATCGAACAGCCAAGGTTCGACAACAACACAAGGTACAACTTCCACAACTACAACTCAATCAAAGCCATCAGGTAATTGCGatagtaaaacaaaatttgtgggTGACGAAAAGGATTGCGCCAAATTTTATCGGTGTGTCGATAATGGTAAGGGCGGTTATGATAAAGTACCGTTTACCTGTGGACCCGGAACTGTTTGGGACAGCGCAATCGTCGCCTGTAATCATCCGTGGGCGGTGAAAGATAAAAGCTGCGGCACAGGAAGCCCCAGCCAGCAGTCACCAACCACGCAAACGACTCAAGCACCGCAAGTTTCAAGCACTACGGTTCCTCAGCAATCTACAAAGCCACCCACACAAGTACAAAAGCCTACAACTTCACGGCCTACGCAAACTACTAATCGTCCCGGTGATATCACACAGTCTCCCGTAAGTGCACCACCCACTGTAAGCACTCAGAGGCCAATAGTGACGCCGGGTATATGCCGAACGGAAGGCTTTATTGGAGATCCCAAAGACTGCACCGTTTTCTATCGTTGTGTAAGCAACGGTCAAGGTGGCTTTACACAATATCCGTTCAAGTGTGGAGATGGCACAGTTTGGGACAACGAATTACAAACATGCAATCACGACTTGAATATGTGTAATCCAAATCCTGGCACCGGTAAACCTACAACTACTCAAGGTCAAGCTACGACAACTTTATCACCTTCGACCACGCCAATCACATCGCGACCCACCACCACTCAAGTGCAGACTTCGACGCAAACTCCAGCTTTTGAATCAACCACACAGACTATATCGACGACAACCACAAACGATGGACAACAAACAACTACGGTTATAACTGAGAAACCAACCACAACTTCAACTCAACCCCCATCGACATGGACTACAACAGAGGCTATTTCGACCACATCGCCACCTACAAACCCTACGACCGGTGCTTCAACGCAACCTTCGACAACTGAAGGCGACTCGACAACATTGCAGCCCACATCAACCACGCCCATACCGAATTTACCTCCAGGACAAACATGTCAAGGTGAAGGTTATATGGCTGATCCAATGAATTGCAGAAAGTTCTATCGTTGTGTTCGCGATGGAGATTCTTACACAAAATATGAATTCACCTGTGCCAAGGGTACAGGCTGGAGCGAGGATAAGCAAACTTGTGATTACGCCACAAATATTGAGCGATGTGATGGACAAACCGAGGAACCGGAGACCTCAACCGTCACAACGGAAACCACCATCGAAAGTTCTACCACAACGGTAACAGCCGAAAAACCAACCACAGAACAGAGCTCGACAACTACGACCGTAACGGAAAAACCAACCACAATTCCAACGGAAACCACCACAGTCCCGTCGTCAACGGCCTGGACAACAACTGGAATACCTTCGACAACAACTGCCACATCGACATGGAGCACAGAGGCTGGGGATGACTCTACAACAACATCACAACCAACATCGACCACACCTATACCGAATTTACCACCAGGACAAACTTGCCAAGGCGAAGGCTATATGGCTGATCCATTAAACTGCAGAAAGTTCTATCGTTGTGTTCGCGAAGGGGATTCATACACGAAATATGAGTTCACCTGTGCCAAGGGTACAGGTTGGAGCGAGGATAAGCAAACTTGTGACTACGCGGCTAATATTGAACGGTGTGAAGGTCAAACCGAGGAACCGGAGACCTCGACCGTCACTACGGAAACCACCATCGAAAGTTCCACCACTACGGTAACAGCCGAAAAACCAACCACAGAAGAGAGCACGACAACTACGATCGTAACAGAAAAACCGACCACAGAAGAAAGCTCGACAACTACGTCCGTAACAGAAAAACCGACCACAGCTCCAACGCAAACCACCACGGTCCAAACATCAACAGCATGGACTACAACGGAGATACCTTCGACTACGACTTCCACATCCACATGGAGCACAGAAGCTGGAGATGACTCTACGACAACATCACTACCAGTATCGACTACGCCGGTACCGAATTTACCACCAGGACAAACTTGCCAAGGTGAAGGCTATATGGCAGATCCAATGAATTGCAGAAAGTTCTATCGTTGTGTTCGTGAAGGGGACTCATACACGAAATATGAATTCACTTGTGCCAAGGGCACAGGTTGGAGCGAGGATAAGCAAACTTGTGACTACGCGACAAATCTTGAACGGTGTGAAGGACAAACCGAGGAGCCTGAAAACTCAACCGTTACTACAGAAGCCTCAGTCGAAGGTTCTACTACTACAGTTATACCAGGAAAACCAACCACAGAAGAGAGTTCGACAACTACGACCTTAACGGAAAAACCAACCACAGAAGAGAGCTCGACAACTACGACCGTAACGGAAAAACCGACCACTGTTCCAGCGCAAACCACCACGGTCCAAACGTCAACAACATGGACTACAACGGAGATACCTTCGACTACGACTTCCACATCGACATGGAGCACAGAAGCTGGGGATGACTCTACAACAACATCACAACCGATATCGACTACACCTATACCGAATTTACCACCAGGACAAACTTGCGAAGGCGAAGGTTATATGGCAGATCCAATGAATTGCAAGAAGTTCTATCGTTGTGTTCGCGAAGGGGATGGATACACAAGATATGAATTCACTTGTGCCAAGGGTACAGGTTGGAGCGAAGATAAGCAAACTTGTGACTACGCGGCTAATATTGAACGGTGTGAAGGACAAACTGAAGAACCTGAAACGTCTACCTTTCCTACAGAAACCACATTGGATACTTCAACAACGACTAAACCCACTGAATGGACAACAACTACACAATcgacacaaacaacaacaatacccgACTCTACTACACagcaaccaacaacaatagAAACATCAACACTTCCAGAAAGTTCCAGTGCCACTGAGAGCTCGAGCACCAATTTACCGGAAACGACCACAACAGTACAACCACAAACGACTACGACCATTCCAACGGATACAACACAGTACCCAGTCACTTCAAAGCCGGGCTATAAGCCCACCACAGATAAACCGGTTACCGATTCTACCACAACTCCGACGACTACCGAAGAATATCCGAGCACAACAGCCGAACCAGTTAATCATGTCTGCACCAATGAAGGATTCTACCCCGATCCACAGGATTGCAATCGTTATTATCGTTGTGTTGACGCAAGTAAGAACGGTAAATATCAAATTTACAGCTTCCGATGTCCGGACGGTACCGTTTGGGACACATCGCTAGAGACATGCAACTTCCCCGACAGTGTGTCGGGTAATTGCTCAAGTGCTTCAGGCACAACAACAGAGGGTGCTACAACGGAGTGGACGACCACTAGTCCTACCGAAAAACCCACTGAGAAGCCAGATAAACCAACCACGGAGCAAACAACTACCGATGAACCAACAACTGTACCTACAACTCCAACCACAGAAcaatctacaacaacaacacaagagCCATCAACAGAACCGACTTCTACAACGGTGATCACAACCACTAATGAACCAAGCACAACGACTGAAATATATTCCACCACGGAACAGTCCACCAtcccaccaacaacaacaactgagtcagtaacaacaataaaaccagGCCCTGCTACAAATGACAGCTCTCCCTGTCCCCAAACTGGCGAAGGTCAAAATACTTTTGTCTGTCCAACCGGCTTCCGCCGGCATCCGAAGAGTTGTGACTTATTCTATCAGTGTACCGAGAAAGCCGAGAGCTACGATTTGGCAATAACCGTTTTCGAGTGTCCCAAAGGCACAGTGTATCATGAACAGCGGAACCTTTGCGATAAGCCCACTAAAAGTGATAACTGTCTGAAGAAATCGATAACGCGATCGGGTCTCTACGACGACCAGATAAGACTCATGAATATggtgagtattgaattgtaatataatgttgtttatcaatttttattcaaataattttatttcaatttggaACAGATAAAAATTCGCTCAGTCGGCGAATCACTGTGCCCCAACGAAGGCCACTTTGCACTAAACAAGGACGAATGCAGTCAACTCTTCATCAAATGTGCTCACTCGTCGACGACGGGTCGGCTGGAAGGCCAAGTCTACCGCTGCCCGCAAGGTTTCGCCTATTGGGCCGTTAGTCGACGCTGCGAACGTGCACAGAAACTGCTCAATTGCACACCAGCTAAATATGAGACCGGCGGCGATTTGCCCGTAGAATGGGCGAACATAGGCAATCGACGCAGAAATCTGAAAATTTAAGCTCGACACTGAATATGAAAAAACTTCCGTGGGAAATTAACTCCATAACTAATATTAAGTAATAAtccatatttatttaagttaatttgtaaTGCTATGCTTAGAATGCATAATCGATATTCAAATTGTTTGCTGCGCATGCGCTCGGTACATTTTGCACGCGTGGCATGCGCGGCAAATGATGCAAGTATATTTGTAATTAGTGCTTAAGCGGGTACTTATGTAATAATTACTTCATAAATTAGTTACTGCTTTagcttaatattattttacacatatttacttatagatatgtgtatatatgtgcttAGCATTGGGGCAAAATCATTTTGTAAGCGGTGTTGGTATTTATTGAACGAAAGATATATGATTTATCATACTTGTATCGGTTAAACATATTCCCAGTTATAGACTCTTAAGTGAAAATTCtattcaaataataattaattatttaataagttattattattatttcgatGTACTTCGGTAAGCGTTATGAATGCTCTGCCAAAATGCCATacaaagttttgaaataaatgaataattttaaatatgctttttgatttaacataattattttgaaaatatgtctAGTTTCGGAAATGTGGGCGGTGTCACGCTCATCGTTCAATTTTGACCTCGTCTTCCATAAAGTACGCTTTTATGATCTCGGGTGTGAAATCTAATGTTTTCAGCGCATttacttattgatttattgcgcttttagtgtttttaacagtaccgttatatggggagagGGCGGGATTATAATACGACTTCATTCATTTCCACATTGTCATTAGAGGCTCTTATAAGATTTGTCTCGAACAAATTTTCATCTTgagtggcttaggagatatgcacTTTAACCTTTTTagagggcggtgccacgcccattttcccAAAAGTCTTAGTCCTAAGAGACAGTCagtcggatttcaactcgtctcatcatcTTCATCATTTGTACATATAACCCTTTAACTTGATTATTATGGGTGATATAAAccaccgttagatgaacaaaaatattatactctgccgcagcatgttgcaagagtatcaaATCTCACACTCGTTACGGATTGCCCCCAAATATTCCACTACTAATAtcctgttgtaaactcggctgtaACCTGTAGACgccaataaataagaagaaTATCACATTACATTACTTATTTATACAATGTTCTGTTTAcatgaattgaattgaaaaactAACACGCCGCCTTTAACAACGAAAGCAAAtgattggaaaataaatatttcgttggGAATAGCACTGTGTGTATATGATCTCTATGCACGAAACTCTACTCGCTGCGAGCACTGAAGCTTGAATTCAAACAGTCGGAGTGTCTTCCGGTGGCCCAAGACCGGAAATATAAGTTTAATATCCTGTTTCAAAAGCAGACTACAGGCAGCAGTCTTTCCTAAACATATTCTCATATGCGCAGTTAAGATTTAAGAAATTCAGTGcagtatataataattaaaaattacactTACACACAAATTTTACACTTACGGATTAATAGAAAACTTCTTGATATAATTTCGCATTATTTTCCAACGCCCACGTATTAAAGCGGTATTTTTCAATAGCTTataaaactgaaacaaaaaaattgaaagcacACTTATAACACTTGTACAATTATTTGCACGCGAATTCactttaacaaacaaaaataaaatttcaacgcAAAACTTTGGAGCGCGCGTGCATTTGCCTCATTTTTCTGGCTTTCAGCGTGAATTGTCACAATAGTTGGGTTTTGCGCCACCTAGTGGTGGAGTTTACATGGCAGCTGTAATTTCCGTTATTTATGCAACAATCAGATATATTTACtgcaataaacaaattaaaaaactcatttttatcACACATATTTTGTTCACTTCACAACATAGTGTCAAAACAGCTAGTTTTCGAAAGGTTTGCAGTTATTTCTAAAAAGTGTTGTTGCTTGATAAGGCATCCCTTCAAAATTGacattttgttttgtagcaaaacaaacatatatctgTCAATTCAATTTACACATATATGCCGAAGTGAGATAGCTGCTCTGATTTgagtagcaacaacaagaaaacgAAAACAATATTGCTTCCAAAGTCAATTCACGACACGAACAGAAAGAAGAAGCGTTAATAATTCACGACATCGAAAAAGGAAAGCAAAGTTCGGAATAAAAACATTTGTAAGATTTTTATGCCTTTTCCATCAAAgtgtaaagaaaaatttgtaaacaaaagacGTACTTGCCAGCACCTGAAGTGGTGCAGGACTTCAAGGTGGTGAGAGGAAACAGGCAGTAcagaaaaagtgtaaaaatttatttgttcgcAATCTGTGcttgaataaattaataacacaGGCTAAGGTGGGGACACAAACACATCCAAGGCGGCGATAAGGCCACGACTGTcgtatgtaaaattaaaattgcaacaaaatttatagATTATCGCAAAGCTCATACAAGTCGGATTGAATGTGCAATATAGATCAAATATCAGTGGTGCCTAAGCCCAACTCAGTGTACACGACTCAAGGTTGGTTATCAAGTAATATACGACAATTTCAGGTGAAGAAACTGCACGTCATTGGTCACTGACCCACTAACTGTTCTATTATTTGTCTTGTTCATTTATTACTTATTACAAGACAAGGTGATTACAAACTAAGAACAGCATAATACAGTAAAAATGTCTGTACGCACCAAAGTACTCGGATTAGTGGATGTAATGATGCGTGTGCCACCAATATTAGTCATAGATGAGGTACTCAAAATTAGTATGGGACTACCAACGCGTTTTTACCCCTCACCATCTGATCCGAGTTTACTGACCGCCGAATTTACAGCAAATCAAACACCGAGTAACACCAAAATGACGGTTGAAGCATCAACGGTTTTTACGGAGCTCAACAATGCCAGCCTTATAAATAGCACTAGTGGCGATAATGCAGGAGGCGACAGCCCGCTAGAGCGTGCCATAATTAATGCATCCGCAACAGCCGCCACAAGTGGTGTACTTAGCAGTTCGTTTGGCAACATGATGAATGAATTGTCGCAGGACACATTTCTATCGGATGTGTTGTCGATAACATCGGTGAAATTTATTGTCTGCTTATTTGGTATGTAAACCGTTTCTTATTATGTTTTTGCATCAtcttttataaatcaaaatgttATCATTATGGAAGCttcataaatcaattaaaactaTATTTAGCGAAAAAAGAACTGACACAGTTCTGTCCGTAAGctatcaagtacttgtatgttACCCGAAAATCATAACAAAAGTTCTCGTCAAGTTGGTATTTAGTTTGGTGTTTGCGCTCACCGCGCTCTAATCGCGTACAATCATAATGAGTCAACAAATTTctggttgtttgtttttgtttcaattactttttttttgataaatgttAGTTAGTGTCTGGCTTTAGGCAATCaagaaaaacgcaaaaattGATGATGAAAATTCGTTAAAAACCTTGAAAGGGTAAAAGTAGAGCAATGAATTGCCAGCAAAAAATCCGGTAATACCGtaactacatacaaatatttttaagtagttAAGCACTAAGTTTAATGAACGACCTCTAAATAGCACAGTTAAGCACGAACTTTtaatgtttcaattttattgcataaatacatgtgtatatgtaacgACAATATACAAACTAATGTGATgctgtttctttttttctaattgGCACCTGAACGCAGACCTGTcttaaatattctttaaatgcattgaaatgcaacaaaatttccatttatgttgtaaattcatatttaatatttttttcttttagttttttgaaaatataggCTTGGTATTAACAGTAAAAAATCCAGTCTGTTCCACATACAATAAACTCCaccaaaaaatagtaaactaTTAGTTTACACTTTTTATACCTTGAGCAGGGTATATCaggaaggaaacgtcggagacttgtgtgtgtatgtacaaatgaccagcgtgacgagctgagttgatttcgCAATGTCCGTCTGTCAGTATATATAAAGGATATCGatctaaagttttttttatttctaagatTATTTTCATTTGTCGAAACAGCAGATTGATCGGACCACAATAGCATGTAGCTGACAAAAAAACTGACcaatccaaatcaagttcttgtatggaaacctcTTTATTCGTGGAAGGAATTCTAGCTTTAGTACAACCGAAGTgaactttttatttcttatttctttttttgtttaatataggCGTGGTGTTTTATGTAATATATCAAGACACTTCTATATTAAACTCtatgtaaaaatttacatatgtacattaggaagaCCTTTGCTGCTTTATTTAGTAAAGATATAACTCATTAcagtattattaatttttgcgaTATTCCACAGTTTTTCTAAGTGCTGCTTGTATATTTATGCTGTGGACACGGCATTTGGTGATGGTCTACATGTTTGTGATATCATTGGGTTTGACATTTATATCGTATTGGTCAAATGTATCTGCGCTGGCATTAATGGAGAAATCGCCGTGCTTGTTAGAAGATCTGCTTTCATTAAATATGGCACGACTGCTTGATACAGGTGGCATAGCTTTATCGGTGTTGCCACACCTAGTGGCGCAATGGTTTATGGGTATGCTCTTCGCTTATGTGCATTTAGGACCGCGGTATCCAACGATACAAAAAATTATGCCAGTTGTGTTTGCCGGGCCAATATTTTTAGCCATGTTACCATTACCACCGCGCATTATCAAAGACTTACCAGTGCTAGCCGGTGCGGTACCGTTAATATTAACGAAAATGACAATGCTTAACAGTGCTGTAGATGCTGCCAAGACTGTTTATAATGGCTATCAATATGCAATGaattttgtgtcaaatttcggtTTATCAGCATTGATCGAGAATGAGTGGCAACGTTTGAATGTGCCGTGTGTGCTGCGTGTCTTTTGGAGTATAAggtaaaatcagcaaattccataaaatatacatagtatatacaagCTTTATTTATCTCCCTACAGAATTGGCCAGGAATTAATTTCCATAGTGAGGCTCTCAGATGGCACTGCGCCAATAGGCTTCTTTCCCACCATGCAGAAACTACTGGTCGATGGCTGTGAAACGCTCACCGCCGTATTGGGCATGACTTCAATAATATCGGTGATATGTCACTATATTGGACGCGGATTTCAATGGTATCTCTTGACATTCGACAATGATGAGGAAAAATCATTGGGCACTGTTTCGGCGGTGCTCTTCTATATACTCGCTTTACAAACGGGCCTAACCTCCTTGTCGCCCGATAAGCGTTTTGTCCGTTTGTGTCGAAATTTGTGCTTATTGATTACAGCTTTATTACATTTCCTACACAATATTGTATCGCCCATACTGATGTCATTGAGTGCGGCACGCAATCCTTCACGCAAACGTCATGTACGCGCACTTAGCGTTTGCGCTTTTTTGGTTGTCACGCCGATTTGTTTGCTTGCCGTGCTCTGGTCACGTCACTCGCCTTCAACTTGGTTGCTAGCGGTAACGGCGTTCTCGGTCGAAGTTGTTGTAAAGGTATGTGTacctttttgctttttgttgttttattacaaattcTCTATGTGAAATTGTCACTTGACAGGTGCTCGTTTCGTTGGCCACATACACGCTATTCCTGCTCGATGCACGACGACAAACATTCTGGGAGAAGCTTgatgattatttatattatgtgCGCGCTTTTGGTAATTCTGTTGAGTTTTGCTTTGGTATATTGCTTTTCTTTAACGGTGCCTGGATATTGGTCTTCGAGTCGGGTAAGTTTTTTCCGCTGTGCTATGTCAattatgttgttattattatttgtcacttaaaatcaaatattatggTGGTGAAGTTCGTAGCTGCAGTTGGCCAAATAGGAAAGGGttttaagaatttattatgtatgtatgtttctaaaACCGTTTCCATGCTCATTTCATGCcatcattttaatttatacattaCATATAAAAACTATGTTAACCTCACATCAAGAACTCTGTTGCAGCTGCATCAAATGGTCattcataattttgatttttatagttCATTCGTTGAGTTCATTTATTGTGTGACGTGCGCCTGTCTAAAGGTTATTGTGTGAACCTGTTTtatgttttcatgttttttgggtttctaattcatttattataataaaacatGTAACTTGATAGCCGAAAATGTTATAGGCGGTACCATACGTGCAGTCATGATGTGCATACATGCCTACTTCAACATTTGGTGTGAAGCTCGCGCCGGTTGGTCTGTGTTCATGAAGCGACGCTCCGCGGTACACAAGATCTCAGCACTGCCCGAGGCGACATCAGCGCAATTGCGTGCCTTCGATGATGTTTGCGCCATCTGTTATCAggtaattttcacaaattttccgGCTTGCTATCGTTTTAAGCTAAAATTcggcatttttaaaaattttcaggaaatgtatTCTGCCAAAATTACACGTTGCCGCCATTATTTCCACGGTGTATGTCTACGAAAATGGTTGTATGTGCAAGATCGCTGTCCACTATGTCACGAGATTATGATGTACACAGATAAAAATGATGAAAGTGATGAACCGGCGCCCATTGAAGGTCCCACGCCGGCGCCTATTCATCAGTACAATGTAAGTTCATTATATCCTGAGCAAGTTagattaagtttgccacgaagtttgttaaCTAATCTAACAAAGAAGGAAGAGTCAGAGAcgctataaaatatgtacatatatatgtaaatagtcgaatggaaaacttttgtatttatgaagggtattaaagcttcgtTGCAACcaatgtttacattttttcttgctttattttgatttttaaaacaaaaaatataaatattaaaccCAAAAATCCGTTTGCAGGATGAAACCGACGAGGGTCACATGTCCGGTTCGTCGAGCTCAACACCCAGATTGACAAGCAATAATGCAACCAACACAAACGCTGCGGCCACGACATCCTCAGCAGCCGCTGTAGCGGCCGCCGCTGCCAGCAATAGTACACAGACATTTCGATGGTCACCCGACATTGGTATACAGGAATAAACATTTGGGGtatagttaaaacaaaaaacattaaattaaacgaaatttagaaaaaatacaaacaaactgTTGAATGGGGTTGCATGTAAATGGGGATTTGGGTGCGCGTGTCTCCGGCACAAAAAAACATTAAGAACCAAAACAAAAGACATGAAAACGTTGGAAATGTAGATAACTAGTGTGTACTTATGAAAAACGCATATGCAATACATTTAATTCATAtgtaaagcaaataattttaatattagctGTGTAAAAGCTAATTTTAGTCCTTGCGGTCCAAGCAACAACCCGAAAAAGGCAAGCTAttagagaaatataaaaattgtataaaaagaaaagacaAATCCTTGGCAAGCAAGCAATGAAACTTCTGGCACACACTCACTCACAAAAACAGCACCAAAAGCGTTAGTGTTGCAGCAATAACCACGAAATAAGCGCACGATTGGCGTTTAGATTAGACGAAAGCGGATACTTGCCGCCGTTGATAACACATTGCTTTGTTGTAATTGCCGTACACACCTCAGTAAAGCTTACACCCCtcgaaaaacacacacaaaaacacggAAAAAGCACGGAAGCAACGCATTAAATGTATTGACGCCGTGCTCTTTGGTAAAttgtaatatttgtaaatataactgcttatattattgtatgtatactctaagttaaaaaaaagattgGCGTGTATATGAGATAATGCCACACGCAACACCGAGCCGTAAAGAAAATTGTgaatacttacacacacacacgccaacATTGTGCATAAAATACACAAAGCGTTAacgaaaaacattaaataaaatagaaaaaataaataaataaacacctAAGAATTTAGTCgaga comes from the Bactrocera neohumeralis isolate Rockhampton chromosome 2, APGP_CSIRO_Bneo_wtdbg2-racon-allhic-juicebox.fasta_v2, whole genome shotgun sequence genome and includes:
- the LOC126767642 gene encoding protein TRC8 homolog isoform X3; the protein is MLWTRHLVMVYMFVISLGLTFISYWSNVSALALMEKSPCLLEDLLSLNMARLLDTGGIALSVLPHLVAQWFMGMLFAYVHLGPRYPTIQKIMPVVFAGPIFLAMLPLPPRIIKDLPVLAGAVPLILTKMTMLNSAVDAAKTVYNGYQYAMNFVSNFGLSALIENEWQRLNVPCVLRVFWSIRIGQELISIVRLSDGTAPIGFFPTMQKLLVDGCETLTAVLGMTSIISVICHYIGRGFQWYLLTFDNDEEKSLGTVSAVLFYILALQTGLTSLSPDKRFVRLCRNLCLLITALLHFLHNIVSPILMSLSAARNPSRKRHVRALSVCAFLVVTPICLLAVLWSRHSPSTWLLAVTAFSVEVVVKVLVSLATYTLFLLDARRQTFWEKLDDYLYYVRAFGNSVEFCFGILLFFNGAWILVFESAENVIGGTIRAVMMCIHAYFNIWCEARAGWSVFMKRRSAVHKISALPEATSAQLRAFDDVCAICYQEMYSAKITRCRHYFHGVCLRKWLYVQDRCPLCHEIMMYTDKNDESDEPAPIEGPTPAPIHQYNDETDEGHMSGSSSSTPRLTSNNATNTNAAATTSSAAAVAAAAASNSTQTFRWSPDIGIQE
- the LOC126767642 gene encoding protein TRC8 homolog isoform X2, encoding MSVRTKVLGLVDVMMRVPPILVIDEVLKISMGLPTRFYPSPSDPSLLTAEFTANQTPSNTKMTVEASTVFTELNNASLINSTSGDNAGGDSPLERAIINASATAATSGVLSSSFGNMMNELSQDTFLSDVLSITSVKFIVCLFVFLSAACIFMLWTRHLVMVYMFVISLGLTFISYWSNVSALALMEKSPCLLEDLLSLNMARLLDTGGIALSVLPHLVAQWFMGMLFAYVHLGPRYPTIQKIMPVVFAGPIFLAMLPLPPRIIKDLPVLAGAVPLILTKMTMLNSAVDAAKTVYNGYQYAMNFVSNFGLSALIENEWQRLNVPCVLRVFWSIRIGQELISIVRLSDGTAPIGFFPTMQKLLVDGCETLTAVLGMTSIISVICHYIGRGFQWYLLTFDNDEEKSLGTVSAVLFYILALQTGLTSLSPDKRFVRLCRNLCLLITALLHFLHNIVSPILMSLSAARNPSRKRHVRALSVCAFLVVTPICLLAVLWSRHSPSTWLLAVTAFSVEVVVKVLVSLATYTLFLLDARRQTFWEKLDDYLYYVRAFGNSVEFCFGILLFFNGAWILVFESGGTIRAVMMCIHAYFNIWCEARAGWSVFMKRRSAVHKISALPEATSAQLRAFDDVCAICYQEMYSAKITRCRHYFHGVCLRKWLYVQDRCPLCHEIMMYTDKNDESDEPAPIEGPTPAPIHQYNDETDEGHMSGSSSSTPRLTSNNATNTNAAATTSSAAAVAAAAASNSTQTFRWSPDIGIQE
- the LOC126767642 gene encoding protein TRC8 homolog isoform X1 → MSVRTKVLGLVDVMMRVPPILVIDEVLKISMGLPTRFYPSPSDPSLLTAEFTANQTPSNTKMTVEASTVFTELNNASLINSTSGDNAGGDSPLERAIINASATAATSGVLSSSFGNMMNELSQDTFLSDVLSITSVKFIVCLFVFLSAACIFMLWTRHLVMVYMFVISLGLTFISYWSNVSALALMEKSPCLLEDLLSLNMARLLDTGGIALSVLPHLVAQWFMGMLFAYVHLGPRYPTIQKIMPVVFAGPIFLAMLPLPPRIIKDLPVLAGAVPLILTKMTMLNSAVDAAKTVYNGYQYAMNFVSNFGLSALIENEWQRLNVPCVLRVFWSIRIGQELISIVRLSDGTAPIGFFPTMQKLLVDGCETLTAVLGMTSIISVICHYIGRGFQWYLLTFDNDEEKSLGTVSAVLFYILALQTGLTSLSPDKRFVRLCRNLCLLITALLHFLHNIVSPILMSLSAARNPSRKRHVRALSVCAFLVVTPICLLAVLWSRHSPSTWLLAVTAFSVEVVVKVLVSLATYTLFLLDARRQTFWEKLDDYLYYVRAFGNSVEFCFGILLFFNGAWILVFESAENVIGGTIRAVMMCIHAYFNIWCEARAGWSVFMKRRSAVHKISALPEATSAQLRAFDDVCAICYQEMYSAKITRCRHYFHGVCLRKWLYVQDRCPLCHEIMMYTDKNDESDEPAPIEGPTPAPIHQYNDETDEGHMSGSSSSTPRLTSNNATNTNAAATTSSAAAVAAAAASNSTQTFRWSPDIGIQE